The proteins below are encoded in one region of Pontibacter deserti:
- a CDS encoding bile acid:sodium symporter family protein, translated as MSSDNKNHTSANGIGLLPRANKLAGRLGLDWFLLALLLMIVLAYLWPQVGLKDGPLALGTITDIGVSVIFLFYGLRLSPEKLKAGLSNWRLHLLVQLSTFVLFPVLVLLAMQVVGANSSDLLWMGIFYLAALPSTVSSSVVMVSVAGGNMPAAIFNASISSLLGVFITPLWMSLFLSAGAGSIDMQDVMLKLVLQVLAPVILGVILHSRFGAFAEKHKARIRFFDQSIILLIVYSSFCESFSRNLFGGFSLLHVLGLSFGMLALFFVVYGIITAISRLLKLTWEDKITAVFCGSKKSLVHGTVMSKVLFPDANVVGIILLPIMLYHALQLVIASIIAQASARKGAAKQL; from the coding sequence ATGAGCTCAGACAATAAGAACCATACTTCTGCAAATGGCATAGGACTGTTGCCTCGGGCAAATAAGCTGGCTGGCCGTTTAGGTTTAGACTGGTTCCTGCTGGCATTACTGCTCATGATAGTTTTGGCTTACCTGTGGCCGCAGGTTGGCTTAAAAGACGGGCCTCTGGCGCTAGGTACGATTACAGATATAGGTGTATCCGTCATTTTCCTGTTCTATGGTTTACGCCTGAGTCCTGAAAAGTTAAAAGCCGGGTTAAGCAACTGGCGACTGCATCTGCTGGTGCAGTTGAGTACTTTTGTGTTATTTCCGGTATTGGTGTTGCTGGCTATGCAGGTGGTTGGTGCCAATTCTTCTGATCTGCTCTGGATGGGGATATTTTATCTGGCGGCTCTTCCCTCTACTGTTTCATCGTCTGTGGTGATGGTATCGGTGGCCGGTGGAAATATGCCTGCTGCTATTTTTAATGCCAGTATTTCGAGCTTACTGGGTGTTTTTATTACGCCTCTTTGGATGAGTCTTTTTCTTTCGGCAGGAGCAGGAAGTATAGATATGCAGGATGTGATGCTGAAGCTGGTACTGCAGGTGCTGGCGCCGGTTATACTTGGGGTTATACTGCATAGCCGTTTCGGAGCCTTCGCAGAAAAGCATAAAGCCCGGATCCGGTTCTTCGATCAGAGCATTATTCTGCTTATAGTTTATTCTTCTTTCTGTGAATCATTTAGCCGCAATCTGTTTGGGGGATTTAGTCTGCTGCACGTGCTGGGATTAAGCTTTGGTATGCTGGCACTGTTCTTCGTGGTGTACGGCATCATTACAGCCATCAGCAGACTGCTTAAATTAACCTGGGAAGATAAAATAACTGCTGTGTTCTGCGGTTCTAAAAAGTCACTGGTGCATGGCACGGTTATGAGCAAAGTACTTTTCCCGGATGCCAATGTGGTTGGTATTATACTTTTACCTATCATGTTGTACCATGCCTTGCAGCTCGTAATCGCCAGTATCATCGCACAGGCATCGGCACGCAAGGGTGCTGCAAAACAGCTATAG
- a CDS encoding DUF3817 domain-containing protein encodes MSTPLSRFRAVALYEGISFLVLLLIAMPLKYMFGIPELVKYVGWAHGVLFVLYVATLAHVFFAERWSILKAIVAFALSFVPFGTFWLDKKLKEEEQAKLAQKREKQAA; translated from the coding sequence ATGAGTACTCCACTTTCACGTTTCCGCGCAGTTGCCTTATATGAAGGTATTTCGTTCCTGGTATTGTTGCTGATAGCTATGCCACTAAAGTATATGTTTGGTATACCTGAACTGGTTAAGTATGTAGGCTGGGCACACGGTGTATTGTTTGTGCTGTATGTAGCTACACTGGCACATGTGTTTTTTGCAGAGCGTTGGTCTATACTTAAAGCTATAGTTGCCTTTGCACTTTCATTTGTCCCGTTTGGTACCTTCTGGCTGGATAAAAAGCTGAAAGAGGAAGAACAAGCCAAATTAGCCCAGAAACGCGAAAAGCAAGCAGCTTAA